The following are encoded together in the Pedobacter sp. D749 genome:
- a CDS encoding Crp/Fnr family transcriptional regulator, producing the protein MREQLSSYIRDKIIISDEELEVVLSFFKMMQVKKNEILISPGETSQRIYFVGTGCLRIFFLTAGGTEATRHFAFENQFATALVSFITNETSKEFVQAIEETGLYYISQNDFYYLLKIIPQWEKLYRHYLEYAYVTNTNRLMSFITLDATERYRQLLAQNPGVVMRMPNKMVASYLNISQETLSRLKSKA; encoded by the coding sequence ATGCGCGAACAGCTTTCTAGTTATATCAGAGACAAAATTATCATCAGCGATGAGGAGTTGGAAGTGGTATTGTCTTTTTTCAAGATGATGCAGGTAAAGAAAAATGAAATCCTGATCAGCCCCGGCGAAACAAGTCAGCGCATTTACTTTGTTGGTACAGGTTGCTTGCGTATTTTTTTCCTAACGGCAGGTGGCACCGAAGCTACCAGACATTTTGCTTTCGAAAACCAGTTTGCCACGGCTTTGGTCAGTTTTATTACTAACGAAACTTCAAAAGAATTTGTGCAGGCCATAGAAGAGACCGGACTGTATTACATTTCGCAGAACGACTTTTATTACCTGCTTAAAATTATTCCCCAATGGGAAAAACTGTACCGCCATTACCTTGAATATGCGTATGTAACCAACACCAACCGCTTAATGTCGTTTATTACGCTTGATGCCACTGAACGTTACCGCCAGCTGCTCGCCCAAAACCCAGGTGTGGTGATGCGTATGCCAAACAAAATGGTTGCCTCTTATCTGAATATTTCTCAGGAAACGTTGAGCAGATTGAAGTCAAAAGCATAG
- a CDS encoding DUF2798 domain-containing protein: MKKEHFKYINTLFVVIPMTLIMAFVGLMRNYGFGEDWLIKFLKAWSIMLPVAYFAAFIIIPNARKLAEKITSKT, encoded by the coding sequence ATGAAAAAAGAACATTTCAAATACATCAACACGCTTTTCGTGGTGATTCCGATGACCTTAATTATGGCATTTGTAGGGTTAATGCGCAATTATGGTTTTGGCGAAGACTGGCTTATCAAATTCTTAAAAGCATGGAGTATTATGCTACCTGTAGCTTATTTTGCGGCCTTTATCATTATTCCCAATGCGCGGAAACTGGCCGAAAAAATCACTTCTAAAACCTAA
- a CDS encoding RNA polymerase sigma factor, which yields MEAVYIDKNLELVKKCMQGSRAAQFELYKLYAKAMYNVALRILNYEEEAEDVLQEAFLDAFTRIVDFRQETTFGLWLKQIVINKSINYLRKRKMEFVSTDEISEVPDEDSFDDSEVQLQAEEIRIAITQLPDGYRVVLSLYLLEGYDHEEIAHILKISENTSRTQYMRAKKKLKSILETKGMRDE from the coding sequence TTGGAAGCCGTATACATCGATAAAAATCTGGAACTCGTAAAAAAATGCATGCAGGGCAGCCGCGCAGCACAGTTTGAATTGTATAAACTGTATGCAAAAGCCATGTATAATGTGGCACTGCGCATTTTAAATTACGAGGAAGAGGCAGAAGATGTTTTACAGGAAGCATTTTTAGATGCGTTTACCAGAATTGTTGATTTTAGGCAGGAAACAACCTTCGGGCTTTGGTTAAAGCAGATCGTGATCAACAAATCCATCAATTACCTGCGTAAGCGCAAGATGGAATTTGTAAGTACAGACGAAATATCGGAAGTACCTGATGAAGATAGTTTTGATGACAGTGAAGTGCAGTTGCAGGCCGAGGAAATAAGAATAGCCATCACCCAATTGCCAGATGGTTACAGGGTTGTATTGAGTTTATACCTTTTAGAAGGTTATGACCATGAAGAGATTGCACACATTTTAAAAATAAGTGAAAACACCAGCCGTACACAGTACATGCGGGCTAAAAAGAAGTTAAAAAGTATTTTAGAAACGAAAGGGATGAGAGATGAATAA
- a CDS encoding TlpA disulfide reductase family protein, which produces MKIYLFILLSAISFTALAQEVPVKWATQETFFEDLTGKDLPSFNGLTVNKKPLSNADLKNQVVVINFWFETCPPCIAEMPELNNLVSKYGKKGVRFIGITHDGPASARRFQKRNGYRYEIVSLSKYEIRKLNINHGFPSNVLVGKDGKIIYATANISFSDPQFKAKSMLFEEKLKTELNN; this is translated from the coding sequence ATGAAGATTTACCTTTTTATCTTGCTCTCTGCTATTTCTTTTACTGCACTGGCACAAGAAGTGCCAGTTAAATGGGCTACGCAAGAAACTTTCTTCGAAGATTTAACGGGTAAAGACTTACCCTCATTTAATGGTTTAACCGTCAATAAAAAGCCGCTCTCCAATGCCGATTTAAAAAACCAGGTAGTGGTCATTAACTTTTGGTTCGAAACATGCCCGCCTTGCATAGCTGAAATGCCCGAATTAAATAATTTGGTGTCCAAATATGGCAAAAAGGGTGTAAGGTTTATCGGCATTACCCATGATGGTCCTGCCAGTGCCAGGCGATTTCAAAAACGTAACGGCTACAGATACGAAATTGTATCGCTGAGCAAATACGAGATTAGAAAACTAAACATTAACCATGGTTTTCCGTCGAATGTATTGGTTGGAAAGGATGGAAAGATTATTTATGCCACAGCCAATATTTCCTTTTCTGACCCACAGTTCAAAGCAAAGTCGATGCTTTTTGAGGAGAAATTAAAAACTGAATTAAACAATTAG
- a CDS encoding bestrophin family protein, with amino-acid sequence MLLIQNIRLSRILRNTWQIDLIMVASCTAAYFVREYLIAHHFSIPSIIPTVLGTAIAFFIGFNNNQAYDRWWEARKIWGALVNDSRSFARALINYVDEDDESVKRMVCRHIAFLYALKANLRGTVDEIYTKYLTEADLKEIGKHNNTHNAILNIQSRDLQKLSKANAIDGFRFIEINEMLTRFSDSMGMSERIKNTIFPTTYSYLTKVFIWLFVVTFTLVISQDAGPAAIFLGWLIGFVFVSTQINGMSLVNPFENNSAGVPLNQITRTIEINLLQMLEEDEIPEPVKPINNEYVL; translated from the coding sequence ATGCTTTTAATACAAAACATCAGATTAAGTAGAATTTTAAGAAATACATGGCAGATTGATCTGATCATGGTTGCCTCTTGTACTGCAGCTTACTTTGTACGCGAGTATTTAATTGCCCATCATTTCTCCATTCCATCCATTATTCCAACGGTTTTAGGTACAGCTATCGCTTTTTTCATTGGATTTAACAATAATCAGGCCTACGATAGGTGGTGGGAGGCCCGTAAAATATGGGGAGCATTGGTAAATGATTCCCGCTCCTTTGCCAGGGCTTTGATTAACTATGTCGATGAAGATGATGAAAGTGTAAAAAGGATGGTTTGCAGGCACATTGCATTCTTATATGCATTAAAGGCCAATTTAAGGGGAACGGTAGATGAAATTTACACCAAATATTTAACTGAGGCGGATTTAAAAGAAATTGGTAAGCACAACAATACACACAATGCCATTTTAAATATTCAATCGAGAGATTTGCAAAAATTATCGAAAGCAAATGCTATTGATGGTTTCCGTTTTATCGAGATCAATGAGATGCTTACACGATTTTCCGATTCTATGGGCATGAGCGAACGCATTAAAAACACCATATTCCCGACTACTTATTCCTACCTTACCAAAGTATTTATCTGGTTATTTGTGGTAACATTTACCCTCGTAATCAGTCAGGATGCAGGGCCTGCCGCCATATTTTTAGGTTGGTTAATCGGTTTTGTATTCGTATCTACGCAGATTAACGGAATGAGCCTGGTTAATCCTTTCGAAAACAATTCGGCAGGTGTTCCGCTTAACCAAATTACCAGAACAATAGAGATCAATCTTTTGCAAATGCTCGAAGAAGACGAGATCCCTGAGCCTGTTAAACCTATAAATAACGAATATGTGCTTTAA